Part of the Phycisphaerales bacterium genome, GGCATCGAGCGGCTGGGTGCGTTCGTCTCGGGCCTGCGCTAGCCAGCCATCTGGACCGCGATCCGGGCTGCGAGGTCGGCATTCGCGCGCACCAGGGCGAGATTGGCCTCCAGCGTCTTGCCGTCCGAGATGCGGTGGAGCGTCTCGAGCACGGCGGGCGTGGCTGCCCGGCCCTGGACGGCCGGCGTGGCGGCCTGGGCCTCTTCCAGCCAGTGGTGCCAGAGGTGGGGCTCGATGGCGTGCTCGGCTGGCACGGGCTGAACGATGAGCACGCCCCGTCCGGTCGACGCCAGGTGATGGCGCGCGAAGGCGGCGATGTCGTCGACGTTCTCGAACGTCGCATCGACGCCGGATTCGCTGTCGGTGAGGTAGAACGCTGGGAACGTCTCGGTCTTGGAGCCGACGACAGGGACGCCCAGCGTCTCGAGCAGTTCTCGCGTGGAGGCAACGTCGAGGATGGCCTTGACGCCGCTGGACACGACCGCGACGGGTTGCTGTGCGAGCGCGGCGAGGTCGGCGCTGATGTCCAGACGATGGTCCATGTTGTGGTGCACCCCGCCGAGCCCGCCGGTAGCCATCACGCGGATGCCGGCGCTGGCGGCGAGCGACACGGTGGCGCTGACGGTGGTCGCCGCGGTGGCGCCCTGGTGGATCAGCGGACCGAGGTTGGCGGTGTTGGCCTTCTCGACCGCCTGCCGACCGAGGAAGTCGGCGAGCTCGTCCTTGGTCATGCCGACGATCGGGGTGCCGTCGAGCACGCCGATGGTGGCCGGCCTAGCGCCGTGCGACTCGATGACGGCGTCGAGTTCCTTGGCCAGGGGCAGGCCCTTGCCCGCGGGGAGGCCGTGGGCCAGCAGCGTCGTCTCGAGCGCAACGGCCGCACGCCCGGCAACGCGTCGCACGATGGTGGTGCGAGGCGTCGGGGCGTGCTGGTGGTCGGGCATGGGCGAGCCTATGCCCGCGCGTGGATGTCGGACTGCTTGGTCTGGCCGGCCG contains:
- a CDS encoding pseudouridine-5'-phosphate glycosidase; translated protein: MPDHQHAPTPRTTIVRRVAGRAAVALETTLLAHGLPAGKGLPLAKELDAVIESHGARPATIGVLDGTPIVGMTKDELADFLGRQAVEKANTANLGPLIHQGATAATTVSATVSLAASAGIRVMATGGLGGVHHNMDHRLDISADLAALAQQPVAVVSSGVKAILDVASTRELLETLGVPVVGSKTETFPAFYLTDSESGVDATFENVDDIAAFARHHLASTGRGVLIVQPVPAEHAIEPHLWHHWLEEAQAATPAVQGRAATPAVLETLHRISDGKTLEANLALVRANADLAARIAVQMAG